The region CCTGCTCAAAAAAATAGTTAGCCTGCCTACCGAACTCCAACCCATTGACCGGGCCATTGTTGCCCTGAAAAATTCAGAAAAGCCCTTGTCGCTGGACTGGCTGGCCGATCAGGCTTGTCTGAGCAACCGCCAGTTTGAGCGTAAATTTCAGGAACGGATGGGTATGAGTCCCCGGTTTTATAGCCGCATCGCCCGTTTCGACCGGGCCTTTAGGCTGAAAGCCGAACACCCGCACCTCGACTGGCTCGACGTAGCCTACGCCTGCGGTTATTTCGATTTCTCTCACCTCATGCGCGACTTCCGTCAGTTTGCTGAAGTGACGCCCTCCCTTCTCATTGCCCAGAATACGGCATCGCCGGATTCGCTTGTGCAGCGGCTTTAATGTCGTTTTTTAGCGTCAGGTCAACCACCTATTCATACCGATCTCCTTTGACGAGGGTCGCCAGTTTTTTAGGGGCAACTTCGCAATAGGCCATCGTTAGGGCGTCTATAAGCGTCTCTTCCTGCACCGTAGCCAGGTTGATAAGTGTCCAGCCCTGCTTGCCCCACTTGTTAGGAACCGGGTAGATAACGGAGCTATCGAAGCTGCAAAATGCATCCTGATCCAGTTCGGATAGTTTCACACAAATCCGGTTATAGGGGCCGTTGTAGGTTCCAAATACCTTTTTGCCGACCCTGAACGAGGTTTTACCAAAATGCGGTTGCTCGCTTGTTTCGGGAAAGGATAAAGCAATTTGCCGGATTGTAGTTAGGTCGATCATCAGGATTTATAATAAATTCTATATTGACCTTTTGGGTAGCGTGAAGTGGTACTCCGCACTACCCAAAAAGCCCTACGTTCCCAATCTCGGGTAAATCCAACAAAATCTCAACACATACCGACACCTAACCCCTGTAAGATACGCTTTTTTTGAGGGACAAAGTCGAGCAATAAACTATAGCCCCT is a window of Spirosoma linguale DSM 74 DNA encoding:
- a CDS encoding conserved hypothetical protein (KEGG: mch:Mchl_0136 hypothetical protein), with the translated sequence MIDLTTIRQIALSFPETSEQPHFGKTSFRVGKKVFGTYNGPYNRICVKLSELDQDAFCSFDSSVIYPVPNKWGKQGWTLINLATVQEETLIDALTMAYCEVAPKKLATLVKGDRYE